One genomic region from Phycisphaerae bacterium encodes:
- a CDS encoding segregation/condensation protein A, whose product MSDDYRVELDIYNGPLDLLLYLIRKEEVDIYDIPIARITDQYLAYVRYLQELDPNLAGEFLVLAATLMEIKSRTLLPREPETEEENGDDLDPRTELVRQLLEYKRFKDAASWLGEAADEQSQKFARVPVLPQVGAEELELEDVQIWDLVEAFGRLLQQTLAGPPIHDAGEDDTPLALYQADIVDRLKREGPMTFSRVFEGRKRRVEMIGLFIAMLELIRQGMIQIEQDEPLSEIYIYLRVEIPDDGQAAAPTDQEPAEAPETAAHEESQAEPQAIVEPPLSDETEMEEPGQDEAETPETTDDDPQP is encoded by the coding sequence ATGAGCGACGACTACAGGGTTGAGCTGGATATCTACAACGGTCCGCTGGACCTGCTGTTGTATCTGATCCGCAAAGAGGAAGTCGACATCTACGACATCCCGATTGCCCGGATCACGGACCAGTACCTGGCGTACGTCCGCTACCTCCAGGAGCTGGACCCGAACCTGGCCGGCGAGTTTCTGGTGCTGGCGGCCACGCTGATGGAGATCAAGAGCCGGACGCTGCTGCCGCGCGAGCCGGAAACCGAGGAAGAAAACGGCGACGACCTGGACCCGCGGACCGAACTGGTCCGGCAACTGCTGGAGTACAAACGGTTCAAGGACGCGGCGTCGTGGCTGGGCGAAGCGGCGGATGAGCAGTCGCAGAAATTCGCCCGCGTGCCGGTGCTGCCGCAGGTCGGAGCCGAGGAACTCGAACTCGAGGACGTGCAGATCTGGGACTTGGTGGAGGCGTTCGGGCGGCTCCTGCAGCAGACGCTCGCGGGTCCGCCGATCCACGACGCGGGCGAGGACGATACGCCGCTGGCGCTGTACCAGGCGGACATCGTGGACCGGCTGAAACGCGAAGGGCCGATGACGTTCTCGCGGGTCTTCGAGGGTCGCAAACGGCGGGTCGAAATGATCGGCCTGTTCATCGCCATGCTGGAGCTGATCCGCCAGGGAATGATCCAGATCGAGCAGGACGAGCCGCTTTCGGAGATCTACATCTATCTGAGGGTGGAGATCCCGGACGACGGGCAGGCGGCGGCGCCCACCGACCAGGAGCCGGCTGAGGCACCCGAGACGGCCGCGCACGAGGAATCGCAGGCTGAACCGCAAGCCATTGTGGAACCTCCCCTTTCGGATGAGACGGAAATGGAGGAACCCGGCCAGGACGAGGCTGAGACACCGGAAACGACCGACGACGATCCGCAGCCATGA